Genomic DNA from Comamonas resistens:
GTGCCAGTGTTCCAGGGAGCTTCGTATTCTTCGATTTCGAAGAAAGGGTTGTGAGGCTCGGTGCCCCAGCGCACGCCGTCGAAGATAAAGAATTCGGGTTCGGGTCCGAAGTAAGCGGTATCGCCCAGGCCGGAAGCCTTCAGGTAGGCTTCAGCGCGCTTGGCAATGGAGCGGGGGTCGCGGTCATAGGCCTTGCCATCACCGGGTTCGATCACATCGCACTGCAGAATCAGAGTGGTCTCTTCGAAGAAGGGATCGATATTGGCAGTGTTGGGGTCGGGAACCAGCTGCATGTCCGAGGCTTCGATACCCTTCCAGCCCGCCACGGAAGAACCGTCAAAAGCATGGCCCGAGGTGAACTTGTCTTCGTCGAAATGCGACACGGGCACGGTCACGTGCTGCTCCTTGCCGCGGGTATCGGTAAAGCGCAGGTCAACGAACTTGACCTCGTTGTCCTGCACCATCTGCATCACGTCTGCAACGGTCTTCGCCATTAGATCTCTCCTGCCAACTTTGGCTGATCAAAAAAGGATGAAAATTACTAAGCAGTTTGCGTGCCAACTTGGGGCTGACTGGTAACCCAGAGCATTGCCGCCACGAAGTCCGGCAGCGGATAAGCATATCCGCTGGTGACATAAGCCGTTGGCACAGGAATTTTTGGCATGCCTGATGGCTCCAAAGCGGTGCACATTGTCTCACCGCCAGAGCCTTCCATTGAAATGCACTTTTTTGGTGAATTTATTTGCACCAATTTAGTGCAAATAAGGAGAGCCGTCAGTTTTGGTGCACTGCATCACAAGGAAGGCGCGTTCTGTGCGGCCACACCGGGGGCAAATGGCACTTGTGGAGAGGGCTCTGCCGGGCCTTCCTGCTCACGCAGCCGCACCAATGCCCCCAGGCAGAAGTGAGCAAACCACAACGCCGAGAACGCAAACACCAGCGCATAAATCCAGATGGCAATGGGAATCAAAATCCAGAATGCGGCCAGGAACACCAGACCCGAGACCCAGACGATGCCGGGAGCCATGCCCAGATAACCGCATAGCACGCCCATCAAAATCAGCGACATGCGGTGGCGCACAAAGAGATTGCGACGCTCCTCCTTGCTCGCATGCTCGGCCAAAGCATCAAACGCCATGACACGGTAGGTCAGCCAGCCCCAGATCAGCGGCGTGACTACCAGCATCAGAGGCGGAAAAACCCAAAGCGGCAAGGTCACGATCAGGGCCAGCAGCGCAATCACGGTAGAGCCTCCCGACCAGATCAGACTGGCCATGACGGAGCCGCCGTGCTTCTTCTGCAGTTGGGGAAAGCGATTTTGTGCCACCAGGCCGGTCAAGACCGGGGCCATGAACAGCCCCACCAGCAGCAGCACCAGAACGACCAGCATGGGAGTTGCCCCCAGCACCACCAGAATGGAAGCCACCACTTCGGAGGCATAGCCCACTCCATTGGCCTGAAACCAGACCCAGACCTTGTGCAGCCAGCCCACACCATCGAGCAGGCCTTGCACCTTGAGCACGGCATCTGCCCAGAAGAAATACCCCAGCGCCCAGGACAGCAGCCCCATCAGGAGCAAGGGAAACAGGGACCACGCAATCACCCGCTTATGCAGGCAATACGCCAATGCACGCCAGAAAGAGTCGAGTAGCAAGCTCATGCTGGCAAGCATACTCAATGAATCACGACTTGCGCAAATCAGGCCCGGGCAAGCGCCTTGCCGCACGGAAACCGTCTTGGTGCATCCGCAGCGGCGGCCCGGCTTGTTTGTCCAAGTCCTATGAATGGTCAAGCGCGTCCCAGCAACCGCAGGACGGCCCGCCATTGCTGCGCCCAGAACCCACGGCCATAGTCACGCAACTGGCCTTGCGCATTGGGCTGCACCTGATCGCGAATACCAGTCGGGTCATAGCGCAGATCAAAGTTGGCCGTACCGAACAACATGTCCCACCAGGGCAGCAGCACGCCAAAGTTGTTGCCATGCACCTTTTTGTTGCGCACAGGTGCCAGCGGCTCGTGCCCGATACCAATCGCATGGTGGCGGCGGTGAAAGCGCGGGCTGATCCACAAACGCTCGCCCAGTTGGCCAAACCAGATGCGCACATTGGCATGCTGAAAGCTCTCGCTGAGCTGGGTCAATGCCACGATGGCCACAAACTGCCCCGGAGCCACACCGATCAGCTGCGCCACCAGTACGACGATGGCGTCGTGAATCACGCTGTCTAGCAGGTGATTGCGGTTGTCGCTCCACACCGTCATCTGCCGCTGAGAGTGATGCACGGCATGCAGCTTCCACCACCAGCCAAGCCCATGTTGACCGCGGTGAATCCAGTACTCCACCAGATCGAAGACGATCAGATAGAGGATGAGGCTGACCCATGCGTTGTCGGTAACACCGGGCCAGAGGTCATCGATATGAAAACCTGGCATGCCCCAGACATGAAGCTTGCCCATGAGCGCATCCCACAGCGGGTCCACCGTGAAGAACAAAGCCAGTCTGAACAGACCCAGCCGGTGAATCAGCGTGTAGAGAATGTCCACACGAATGGCCTGCCGGTCCACCACGGGCTCCACAGGCTTCCAGCGCTGCAGCGGCACGATGACGGCCACCATGACGACGATCTGCAGCAGCCCCACCAGCAACCAGCCCGTGGCCGTGTAGCCATCCTCCAGCAGGTTGGCCATGCCGAAATGGAACAGAAAAGGCTGCACCACACCTTCAAACAGGCGCTGCTGCGCATCGGCAAAAACCTGAACCAGCCACTCCACAACTCACTCCTTGTCCAGCACTCAGCGGTGCTGCGCAATCCAGCCCTGATAGGCCGGGTGCTCCGCCAGCGTACGGAAGCAAAAACCTTTATCCAGCAAACCCAGAATCAGTGGTTCCAGCACCGCCGGCGCCCATGGATCCTGGCGCGACCAGATGCCCAGATGAGCCAGCAAAATATCGCCGCTGCGGATGTTCTTGAGCGCCTGATTGAGCAGGCGCTCGTTGGGATATTTGTCGCTGGGCAGCTCATCGCCCAGAAAACCTGCCGCAGCCCAGCCCACATGCTGATAACCGCCCTGCTGGGCCGCACCGATCAGCGCCGCAGAGGTCTTTCCCCCGGGTGCGCGGTATAGCGGCAAGGGCTTGTGGCCTGTGATCTGCTGCAGGCGGCGCGCCGAGCGAGCAATCTCCTCGCGATACTCATCTGCAGACACGACAAAACTCTGCCCGGCACGCGGCCCGGCCGATGGCCTGACCTTGAAGTGCGTGACCTGGCCCGTAGCCTTGTCGCGGATATCGGCCTGCCAGTACATATGGTCGTAGGTATGGGAAGCCAGTTGGTGCCCCTCGTCGGCACGGGCCTTCCACCATGGGGCCCAGAAGTCGGCAAGGCTGCTGCCTCCTTCCTTGGTAGCCTCATTGGCCGCAAAGAAAGTCACGGGCACCTTGTGCTTTTGCAGAGTTTGAGCCACCCACTGGGCAATACCCATATGCCCTGTATCAAAAGTCAGGTAAACCGGCTTGGAACAAGCGCCAGCAGCTATGTTTTTTGAATTTTCCGCTGCTGCGGCTAGGCCTGGAGCAGCAATAGCCGCCCCTGTCAGCATGAATTGACGTCTTAGCATCCACCCTCCTTGAGGTGGTCAATACCGCATGAAAGACTCCGGCCCGCAGACTTGGTTCCGCGAGCCGGCATGACACTCAGCGCGCCGCGTGGGCCAGTGTCCAGACGCCGTGCGGCGACTTGCCCACATTGACCTGGTTGATGACTTTTTTCTCCACGGTGTCGATCACCGAGAGTTTGCGCGCCCAGCGCGAGCTGACCAGGATGTAGCGGCCGTCGGCAGACACATCCATACAATCCGGGCCACCGGGCGCAGGGTAATTGGCCACGACTTGGTTGGTCACCATATCGATCTTGCTGATGGTGTTGGCCACGCGGTTGCTCACATACAAATGGCGACCGTCACCTGCGGCGCGGAAAGCGTGGGCGCCAGCCGCCGTCTTGATGATGCCAGTGCTGCGTGGCTCGGGGCCCGTCAGGTCAAACACCTCGACACCTTCACCGCCTGTCAGGCCGATGAACAGCTTTTTACCATCCGGGCTGCCATAAAGATCGGCCGGCATGGGGCCGGTAGGCACGCGGGACTTGATGGTCTGGGTGGCGATATCGATGGCCACCAGCGCATCGCTGTCCTGCATGGTCGAGTACAGCGTCTTGCTGCCTTCGTCGATGAACAGATGGCTGGGAGTCTTGCCGGTGGAGACACGCTTGACCAGCGTTGGCGTCTGCGTGGCTGCATCCCAGCGGTAGAAATCGATGTGGTTCAGGCGGTTGGCCGCCGTGATGAACCACTTCATATCGGGCGAAAAGCGCAGGTGGTAAGGATCGACGATGTCGCGAA
This window encodes:
- a CDS encoding EI24 domain-containing protein — its product is MLASMSLLLDSFWRALAYCLHKRVIAWSLFPLLLMGLLSWALGYFFWADAVLKVQGLLDGVGWLHKVWVWFQANGVGYASEVVASILVVLGATPMLVVLVLLLVGLFMAPVLTGLVAQNRFPQLQKKHGGSVMASLIWSGGSTVIALLALIVTLPLWVFPPLMLVVTPLIWGWLTYRVMAFDALAEHASKEERRNLFVRHRMSLILMGVLCGYLGMAPGIVWVSGLVFLAAFWILIPIAIWIYALVFAFSALWFAHFCLGALVRLREQEGPAEPSPQVPFAPGVAAQNAPSL
- a CDS encoding sterol desaturase family protein, which produces MEWLVQVFADAQQRLFEGVVQPFLFHFGMANLLEDGYTATGWLLVGLLQIVVMVAVIVPLQRWKPVEPVVDRQAIRVDILYTLIHRLGLFRLALFFTVDPLWDALMGKLHVWGMPGFHIDDLWPGVTDNAWVSLILYLIVFDLVEYWIHRGQHGLGWWWKLHAVHHSQRQMTVWSDNRNHLLDSVIHDAIVVLVAQLIGVAPGQFVAIVALTQLSESFQHANVRIWFGQLGERLWISPRFHRRHHAIGIGHEPLAPVRNKKVHGNNFGVLLPWWDMLFGTANFDLRYDPTGIRDQVQPNAQGQLRDYGRGFWAQQWRAVLRLLGRA
- a CDS encoding polysaccharide deacetylase family protein, yielding MLRRQFMLTGAAIAAPGLAAAAENSKNIAAGACSKPVYLTFDTGHMGIAQWVAQTLQKHKVPVTFFAANEATKEGGSSLADFWAPWWKARADEGHQLASHTYDHMYWQADIRDKATGQVTHFKVRPSAGPRAGQSFVVSADEYREEIARSARRLQQITGHKPLPLYRAPGGKTSAALIGAAQQGGYQHVGWAAAGFLGDELPSDKYPNERLLNQALKNIRSGDILLAHLGIWSRQDPWAPAVLEPLILGLLDKGFCFRTLAEHPAYQGWIAQHR
- a CDS encoding YVTN family beta-propeller repeat protein; its protein translation is MDSEKVVVVGRLTVGRTGAAVALLVGGGLVAWFGASALPGFRPATAAGPQQTAVAPAAATVAAPAGTAAVPASVPGARGVVPAAAASRVQGPTPVFVLNSLDASISVIDPQTWKEQSRIPTGKEPHHLYLTPDEKSLIVANALGDSLTLIDPRTGAVQRVIRDIVDPYHLRFSPDMKWFITAANRLNHIDFYRWDAATQTPTLVKRVSTGKTPSHLFIDEGSKTLYSTMQDSDALVAIDIATQTIKSRVPTGPMPADLYGSPDGKKLFIGLTGGEGVEVFDLTGPEPRSTGIIKTAAGAHAFRAAGDGRHLYVSNRVANTISKIDMVTNQVVANYPAPGGPDCMDVSADGRYILVSSRWARKLSVIDTVEKKVINQVNVGKSPHGVWTLAHAAR